The DNA sequence ACATCGTAATCAGTGGGCAGCTTCTTGTATGCAAATCGCCATCCAAAGGTAGACAGCCGAGGTTGTAGCTTCTAACACCAGACTAGAGATTCCCAAGGCACTTTCAGGCCTCATTTTCTAATCTCCTCCCATGCCGATTGAATACTGAAAACCCCTTCCAGCATAAGGCTCCATACACATTGGTCCTCATAAGGATAATTTGGGATTTTGATGTCTCTTGCAGACCTGAAAATTCCTTGAAGAAAATTCGACTGAACCAGAGGCAAATtctgtagaaacacaaccctaaaacgatgcagaagataatggaaaaaaacaaacaatgcacacggattttacgaggttcggcaaggttgcctacgtccccggtgagatgagatcctgcttcactatcaatggagaataaggttacaacgctcgtcctcacacctctcagtattgcttgcattacaaagaaaaaaacccttgctacaaatatatagtgaaaaaaccctaatccgaaaagtacacaattgccctcaaataaaaaattcgagcggggggctacaccccctgctatgtagggggcctcttgccccccttgcaacccccacagcccgctaaccggctagcgggacctccgtcctggctgtctaggtgttgcaccagtactccctggattaaactgcgacggaatacaagacatcatacaccaacaaattCCACTCAAAATTTGTAATAAATTTAGAAACACATGCATTGACTTGAGTAAATACTTACTCGCCCAGAGTCGCCAATTCTTCTATAGAGGAAGACCCTATCCACTGTATTTCCAAAATTTAATAGGATTCCCATTTCCAACAATCCACCTTTCTTTAGATAAATCAAAGCTCAAAGTCTTCTAATCCTTGGCCATATGGAAGACACTCAGTACCCCTTTTTATAGGTTCCCTTCCCATTAATACATCTCACCTTCAAACATCTACTTGTAGAAGAATTTTCATGTTTTATATTCCAAGCCATCTTACATAGTATAAATTTGTTGAGTTCCCTGAGTCTGCAAAGCCCTAGACCACCttcatcatttggttcaaaATAATGGTTCTAGCTCACTATGATAGACTTTGATGTATCTACCTCTTCAGTTCAGATGAAGTTCTTCGTCCACTTCTCCGTCCCAGAAATAAGGGATGAAGGCCATCAGTAGACTGAAAAACTACGAATCAACATTCCTGAGAGTATAGATCTCACCAGCTCCACTCTACCTGCCATAGATAATATTTTCCTCTTCCATCTAGCTAATTTGCTTTTTGCTTTATCCATAATAGGGAAAAAGGCTTCCTTCTTGATTCTCCCCTCAAATATATGCACACCCACGCATCGAGTTGGGAAAATACCCCTTGAAAACCCCTATCCACGGTAGCCCAAAGTGTGTATCTTTCTCAAAGAAAACTAACCATTACTTACATCCAATGGATACTAGACGACACCTGATGAAGGGTTGCTGGCAATAAGCCAATAACCGAGCGACGCCAGACAGAGCATATCCAATGTCGGGAAAGGGAAATACCAATCAACGTCGGACAGAATGTAAAAGGTGTCGCTATGGTAGTTGACAGACCCCAACATTGAATACATTCTGGCCGACCAATCAAAACTCAAAATCCGACACCAAGAGAACTTAATCCAAAGCTGAAAAATTACTGTATATCCGACGTCAGcagaagaaaatacaaaatatgATTCTTTTCCGGTGCAAAAAGGAACCTTGCCCCGGTACTTCCCATAATATTATATGAATTATACATTCCTCTCTTTCACAATCAGTCTAGGGCTAAACATTTTtcacttattttatttaataagaTAAATATGGTAAGTTATGGTTTCAAATCTTATGAGAAACAAAGACTAGGAAACTCTAGAGGGATATTTTAAGATTCTTGTATAAAAATCATTACAAATTAATTTATACAGATGGAATCTACCATAGGATTTTCACATGAGGACCTGATTTGTACAAGGATCATTCTTAtatggtgtttgatccacacaTGGATtcactcaatctctctctttttataaCAGATCTTCACATTGAGTGGATTCCAAATGTGGATCAGACGCCATACGAGAATGGCGATTCTCATACGAGAACCTCATCCTAACTCGATATTTAAaataacatttgatcaatcggGCCGTGTTTGGCAAACGAAATTAACTGCTGcccgggttgcagccaagtaacCCTTATGGCactcaaagaaatagaatctaaaagggaattttggaatatatatactataatctaggagggtatttgtgaaccctagggggaagtgaatattccatttctttggttgtCAGTAGGGGGTTATAACTACTTAGCTGCAACCTGGGTAGTAGCCAAATTTTTAACTTGTTGGACGGTTTCAAAATAGCTAATAGGGGagtggagagagagtgagatcTTGACGGATcacgagagagagagcgagagagagagagagagagagagaggtggggagaTCTTGACGGATGATCAAACACTTTTCTCATAATTACTTCCTCGATCAGGAAAGAGATCTTTATTCATACGTACCTTACTCCCTCTATAAATACCCACATTGAGGCTGAGCGTTTGAGGTGAGAAAAATTATATAGTAGACCTTTAAACACAAACTACAACAAAAACAATGGAGTCCAGAGTAAAAATGCCTCTTCTCGTtgtccttctcttctcccttgtcTCAGGTTTGTTCTTATGctttattttcttagttttgATCACTTCTTTCTCTTTAGCTGTCATGCCGATCGAATGattaattaatcttttattattatgtgGAATTGCAGGAGGCTTGTCAATTACCTTCACGTTTAAAAACAACTGTCCTTTCACAGTATGGCCAGGGACATTAACAGGAGGTAACAAGCCCCAACTTTCTTCAACTGGTTTCGAGTTGGCCCCTGGAGCTTCAAATTCCATAGATGCCGGAGTTGGATGGTCCGGCAGGTTCTGGGGTCGAACAACTTGCTCATCTTCAACTGGAAGTTTTAAATGCGAAACCGCAGACTGTGGCTCCAGTCAAGTTGCATGCAATGGGGCAGGTGCAATTCCACCGGCCAGCTTGGTAGAATTCACTCTAGGCAGCCCGGATTTCTACGATATCAGCCTTGTTGATGGATTTAACTTGGCTCTCTCGGTGACTCCACAAGGTGGATCTGGTGGTTGCCCATCGGTGGGATGTTCAGCTAATGTGAACTCGGTTTGCCCAGCAGAACTGGCTGTGAAGAGGACTGATGGGACTACGGTTGGTTGCAAAAGTGCCTGCGGTGCATTAGGCAGTCCTGAGTATTGTTGCTCTGGTGCCCATAATACTCCTGAGACTTGCCCACCTACCAACTACTCTAAAATCTTCAAGGATCAGTGTCCTCAAGCATACAGCTACGCATATGATGATAAGACAAGCACATTTACATGCGGTACTGGTGCTAATTACCTCATCACCTTCTGCCCTTGAAATAGATGATTTAGAACGAAACTTGGGCTGCCTGAGTTGCAGCCACCATACCAGTTAGGAGAATAGTATCTTAGGAATAGGGGTGGAAAATTTCCTAGGATCCGAAAAATAAGGGAGAGAAATATATGTACCTTTTAGATTAAGTGCTATTCAGTCTCTCCACTTGATTgtaaatttccatttttaataaataaaagtgAACGACCTTTGGACGATAAATAATGAGGAAATTGCATGTCTTATCTATTATTTCCCTTTCATTAGGAAAACCTTTcgtttaatttatttatattttggacTACATCTTTTACAGAGGCTATTCTGTTATGCTTATAGCAGTTTTCACCGTacaaaattctaaaatttagaTTCCAATCTCATGACAAGAGACTTATGCCTTACAACGAGAAGGGGGATATATAacacaactcttttttttttctctctaatgaTCAGCAAAAtggaattgaaaaaataaaattagtaaaGTGTTAACGTCCAGGTATATGGTATACGTACCCAGACGGCAAAAATACAAGCTCAATGTTAATTTTGACCCTCCATATTTGGCATTATCATTTATAGAGgaggaaacaaacaaaaagaaacaggAAAGTCAAAATCCCGAACTATTCATCAGTTTCTCTCAATTGAAATAAGAGATTATGAAACTCACGACCCGTCCCCCGAGGAGCTTGGTAACTTCCGTACCTTTCAAGGTCACCTGATCTACTTGAAACAGCTCCTGAATACTCCTTGTCTTCCTTGGCAATTCTTGACAGGCTGGACCGAATGACCTATCCTTCGTAGAATCCCACTCCTGATCCTTATGCAACCTCGTGCCAACCACACCGTTAGTATGATGAGATGAATCTTGATAGAAGAAAGCAAGTATTGCATTATAAACCAACTCCTTTATCCCCTCCTTAAAGCAAGGAATATGCAAGGCTGGATTGTCATTCACCAATTCTCCTGTTGACCCCTTCAAATCCTCCTTATACTTCACCAATCCTCCTTTTACATCAAGGACCCCTTAAAATCCTCCTTATACATCTCACCATCATATTGGTATTGGCTCAGACCAATACCAATAACTAAAACCATGCTTTAAAATCAAGAGCAGACAATAGAGAATGTCTAAGGTCATTTGATGTGGttgataataaaagaaaatagtgATCGAGTTGTGCGATGGTAGTTGTTACACAACTGATCATGATATTGGATTCTACATTCtatcacagaaaaaaaaagttttcacaTTTTAGAATTTGATATGGTGATAACGGGTAAGCATTATAGAGTAGCCTCCATGAAGGAattgcaaaataaataaagacaaattcctttttcctattttcttgtttccctttcttttttgctAGTTTCTGCCCCTTTTCGATTTTCTGGCCTGTTCCTTTCCTAAGATATGAGTAGGGACTTTGCTCTTATTTTAGTCTGTTTAGGCTTTGTTTGTTGTATCTATTTTTCGtttgttttaaaatattttttaattaaaaataaaaaataaaagaagaagaagaagaaaggtttccATAATGGatggaaaatataaataagATGGTATAATTTCATCATGTATTTATGGTCTGAGGGACATACGACCCTCACTCTATTAAAATGGAAGTTTACAATCTGATGGTGGAAATTGTAGCCAATTACAAAGTACATACCCCAAGGACAATCAATATTGTATAGATTAATTTCTCTGTCTCATATCATTCTTAATGCTCTGCTTGGTCCTATTGTATGCTATCAATGTATTTATTTTGTGACCCAAGCTGATGAAATCATATCCTTTTCAAGGGCAGAAGGTGATGAGGTAATTAGCACCAGTGCATATATATGTGCTTGCCTGATCATCATATGGGGAGCTGTAGGTTTGAGGACACTGGTCCTTGAAGATTTTCGAGTAATTGGTTTGTGGGCAGGTCTGAGGCGTATTATAGGCACCAGTGCAACAATATTCATCAGTGCCAAATGCATCGCAAGCAGTTTTGCAAGCAATAGTACTCCCATTAGACCCCTTCACACTTAACTCGGCCGGGCAAACCGAGTTGATATTAGCTAAACAACCCACCGAACTGCAAGGACCAGTTCCACCTTGTGGAGTCACCGAGAGTGGCAAGTTAAATCCGTCAACAAGGCTAACGTCATAGTATTCTTGCTCTGCATTATTACTCGCTACAGCGAATTCTGCCAAAGTGGCCGGCGGAACAGCTCCGGCACCATTGCATGCAACTTGACCGGAGCCACAATCTGCGGTTTCACATTTAAAGCTTCCAGTTGAAGATGAGCAATATGTTCGACCCCAGAACCTGCCGGACCATCCAGAAGAGGCATTTATGGAATTTGACGCTCCAGAGGCCAATTCGAAACCAGTTGAAGAAAGTTGTGCACTGTCAGATCCCGCTAATGTCCCTGGCCAGACTGTGTACGAACAGTTGTTTTTGAACGTGAAGGTAAGTGACAAGCCTCCTGCAATCCCACGAAATTAAAACCAGATAATTATCTAACACTCTATTCTACTTAGCTTCAACTAAACCGATTCGATATTATGTATTCTAGATGACAGCATCAATGTAATCACATGATGAGGTATCATACAAGAAAGATATGGAGATCATCtcaaaaaggagaagagagatagacacaataggtGTTAGCTTACAGTAtatcggcgacatacccaatctttttccatatttttttttttaaatcaaattcataacagttttttttttttatcagattttattaaaataaaaaaagaagaaaaaatatattttgaaagCCAAAGCCTAAAATGAGCCTCCATCTTCAGCATTGCTATTAGTAGAGGCTCACAACTGCTATCTTATGAATCTAACCAACTCCTGTGTAATATGTTGAGGAAGAGAAACATCATCAGAAGAGATCCTACCTTAGCAACGTCCTCAATCAGAAAATCCACAAAACTATGAcaattaaaagagaaagaagatattaaaacaaagaaaaataaattattaggACAAACCTGAGACGAGGGCGAAAAGAAGGACAACGAGAAGCGGCATTTGTATTCTGGACTCCATTGCTACTGCTTATGGTTGAAGGCTACTTTTTTTAATCTTCCTCATCTCACGGTTGGTATTtataagggggggggggggggagtaagGTACGTATGAATAAAAATCTCTTCTTTGAACGAAGAAAGTATTAATAAGAAAAGTCCTTGAACAAATAATAATGCGAAAAGTCTTTGACAAATCGTCAAGCGCATTTGATGCCAGTCAggtcctctctctttctctctctctccaccaccCTATTGATGAACCGtcaagcacggcctgattggtgaaatgttattttaaaaattatattagTTGGATAAATAGTAAGGAATTTTATCCTTTTGATGGATGCCGGTCCTTAATTATTCTATTGAACAAGCATTCCACCACGTATGGATGGGACTTCAACTTTAACCCGTACTAAGTGAAAGTGTAGGACTCATTATATGGATtgaatcagattttttttttttttctgatttaagGGATTGATTGAGAATACTCATTACAAGAAAATATTGAATCATTCATCAAATCATTCCTTTAACAATATTACTCATAATTGAAAGaattattataaaatttcagACCTGAGTATGTATCTCCACTCTCCACAacacatctttttttttaagtgaattTCCATGACCtcccattttgttttttttttttttaaaaggcgAAAGGAGTGAAAAAATGTTTAGTCTCGCATTGGTTTTGAAAGTTGTAATTTATATAGTATTATGGGAAACTATaaaagtagggtttttttttttgcttgggACCAAAATCATattctgattttttcttttattgatgtgaaatagaaattttttggcCGTGCCGGATTTTGATTGTTGACTGTCACTAGAATGTGTTTGGTGCCCAAGGCTTGTCAGAAACCTTATCAACACCCTTTACAAGGGTAGGGTTTGTTGCAGAGAaagctctctctcctctctttaaTCCAAGGGGTAAGGATGTAaatttgtaatcgaaaccgtttatcgaaatcaaaccaatccATTTACATTGAAAccacaaaaccgtttagtaaatggtgcgattatggtttcaagtttcagaccgattagctaaatggatcgggtcgggtcgggttgggttggtattaATCAcgaaacccgttggtttcaaaccgaattgaaaccatttaaatcgaaccgtttaaaaccatttaaaccgatccaattaatctatataacaattaaataaagcaagggtagtaatccgtataacaattaacaattaaattaagtgttcatcctactttggtatgatttattgcaatttagttcaagtttaggctttagatcatgaacttgtaatctatatatgttactatttgttatcacaaatggggtgttttggctgaatcacctgtcattttaatattttatgctatagaatgatggatttggatgttgtatgatattaattatatatgtttgagaatgaccatataaagaaatagcactagattatcaaattaagacataccatcgttaatatagaatctcttgtttgtggttgtcaattatttttggataagctttTGATCTTCAATTTTGAGATGGTTgtaagttataacaaaccgattgtgaaccattttacaaactgaagtcgaaaccgtttaaaatagTGAAATCGGCACCATTTAGAAAAtatggaaaccgaaaccgtttactaaatggtcacggttttagaaagtggaaacatttagtaaatggtgcgattatgattttagtcaaataaatgtgaattgaATCAATCCGTACCatttaaatcgaaaccaaactgattaacacccttacatgGGGTTTGTTTTCGCATGTGCATGTGCAAAAATAGTGGAATCTGAGTTGAGCCCAGCCAAGTTTTCGTGGTATGGCATAGTGAGGTAAGGACATGGTGTTTGTGAAATAATTTTTTCTCTAGTCTAATCacattctgattttttttttttttttttttgccaacgTGTCAGATATGAATTTTCTAGTGTCAAATTCAGTTCTCCAAGCGTCAAACTTTGAGTGTTGATGCGTGTGCCAAAATGTGTTTAgtgcatagttagcaaattcggatttgaGAATTATATGGGCAgagaattattcgaaataattcgattagttaatttaaggattcggtcaaaaaagcggtcaaaaaagcggacaaaataaaaattggattcGGTTTCgaattcgagaattattcgattaaaaaaataaaagtcgggcaaaaaattcggatattatttttatagtttattgtatattttttatttatcaagttattaacttgatttgtatacttagaaagagcaaattactttatacaataaagtaaaaaactatgaaaatggaagcaatggttattgtaatccaatttctactcatgaaatagattaggccccaaaacagtgacagcaagattacaactacaataaaataaataaataaattgatcaCAAAAAATTGTCACTATCCTTTTGtttgggttcacaagacccatattgcactaagacacactaatttttcaaaattaaagcaacaatataaaagaagattgatcgaTAAggcgatatgaatctgtcctgATCCCCCGgacctcaaattatccatcaaggcttgatatctcccctatcttaggatgaactgatgaagttatgagaaagaaatgaaacaaatagcAGATTCGTATGATTGTTACaaaagaattaggtggagaaaaaagatgggaaggaGGCGGAAGTTTGGgggagaagaaaatgaaaaaaaaaaaaaaactatttcggtggtgggtaccttgggtttcatatatgacgtTTTGNNNNNNNNNNNNNNNNNNNNNNNNNNNNNNNNNNNNNNNNNNNNNNNNNNNNNNNNNNNNNNNNNNNNNNNNNNNNNNNNNNNNNNNNNNNNNNNNNNNNNNNNNNNNNNNNNNNNNNNNNNNNNNNNNNNNNNNNNNNNNNNNNNNNNNNNNNNNNNNNNNNNN is a window from the Macadamia integrifolia cultivar HAES 741 chromosome 5, SCU_Mint_v3, whole genome shotgun sequence genome containing:
- the LOC122079044 gene encoding thaumatin-like protein 1b; translation: MESRVKMPLLVVLLFSLVSGGLSITFTFKNNCPFTVWPGTLTGGNKPQLSSTGFELAPGASNSIDAGVGWSGRFWGRTTCSSSTGSFKCETADCGSSQVACNGAGAIPPASLVEFTLGSPDFYDISLVDGFNLALSVTPQGGSGGCPSVGCSANVNSVCPAELAVKRTDGTTVGCKSACGALGSPEYCCSGAHNTPETCPPTNYSKIFKDQCPQAYSYAYDDKTSTFTCGTGANYLITFCP
- the LOC122077831 gene encoding thaumatin-like protein 1b produces the protein MESRIQMPLLVVLLFALVSGGLSLTFTFKNNCSYTVWPGTLAGSDSAQLSSTGFELASGASNSINASSGWSGRFWGRTYCSSSTGSFKCETADCGSGQVACNGAGAVPPATLAEFAVASNNAEQEYYDVSLVDGFNLPLSVTPQGGTGPCSSVGCLANINSVCPAELSVKGSNGSTIACKTACDAFGTDEYCCTGAYNTPQTCPQTNYSKIFKDQCPQTYSSPYDDQASTYICTGANYLITFCP